Within Sphingobium sp. SCG-1, the genomic segment CGCCGAGGCCTATGGCGCCAGCGATCCGGGCTTCCTCAACGACAAGGCCACATGGTTGCGCGACAGCGGCAACAGCATCGCGGCGCGCACATTACTTTCGCAGCGCCAGACGCTTTCGACCCCGCCCGGCGACCCGGAAAAGTGGTACGAAACGCTGCTTACCAACGCCCGCGCGGCGGCGAACGACAGCCAGTGGAGCTACGCATGGGGCATCGCCAGCAAGGTCGATGACGCGTACCCCGCTGGGATAGCCGTCCGCGACCGCAGCATCGGCGAGCGTGACGATTACACGAGCCTCACTTGGCTTGCAGGCACCACCGCCTTCTACAATCTCGGCCGCCCGCGCGACGCGATCGGCATGTTCCAGCGCTACGCCACCGCAGCCCGCTCCCCGCAGACGATCTCCAAAGGCTTCTACTGGGCAGGCCGCGCCGCCCTCGCCAGCGGCGATCCTGCCGGAGCCAACGCCTTCTTCCAGCAAGCCGCCGCCTACCCCGATCAGTTCTACGGCCAGTTGTCCCTGGAACGGCTCGGCCGCCCCGTACCCGCGCCAGCACCCGCCGTGATGACCGCCGTCACCGAAGCGGATCGCGCCGCCTTCGCCAGCCGCAGCGTCGTGCGCGCCGCGCGAGCACTGGGGAAAATGGGCTATTGGGAAGACCAGAGCAAATTCGTCCGCGCCATAGCCGCCAGCGCCGACGATCAGCAGAGCCATCTCCTCTCCGCCGAACTCGCCCTCACATTGGGCCGTCCTGACCTGGGCGTCATGGTTGGACGTCGTGCTGTATCGGACGGCCTGTCCGGCTATGGCCGCGCCAGCTTCCCCAGCGTGCCCGTCCCATCCGGCCATCAATCCAACTGGACGATGATCCACGCCATTGCGCGTCAGGAGAGCCAGTTCGACCGCGCCGCCGTCAGCCACGCGGGCGCACGCGGCCTCATGCAACTCATGCCCGGCACCGCGCGCGAGACAGCGGGCAAGATCGGCCTTGGCTACAACATGTCCGCCCTCACCACCGATCCCAGCTATAATATTCAGCTTGGCAGCACCTACTTCCAGAAGATGCTCGATTATTATGGCGGCAGCTATCCCCTCGCCGTCGCCGCCTACAACGCTGGTCCCGGCAACGTGAACAAATGGATTCGCGCCAACGGCGACCCCCGCATGGGCGGATCGGACATGCTCCGCTGGATCGAGATGATCCCGATTTACGAAACGCGCAGCTACGTCCAGCGCGTGCTGGAAAACGCCGTCGTCTATGACGCGATCAATCCCTCGCAGGCCCGGTTCAAGGGGACCACCGCGCCGCTCAGCCGCTATCTGGGCAAGAACACGCCCGGATAGCGCCAAACCCCGTTCGCCCTGAGCGAAGTCGAAGGGCAAAGCTGAGCGAAGACGAAGCCATTTCTCGTCCGCTCGGCAAAGCACCTCGATTTCGCAGAACCTGAACGGTACAAGCACCAATGACGCCCCATCCCAACTACATCACGCCGCAAGGCTACGCCGCCCTGCGCGCCGAATACGACCAGCTTCTCGGCGTCGAACGCCCCCGCATCGTCGAAGTCGTAAGCTGGGCGGCGGGCAACGGCGACCGCTCCGAAAACGGCGACTATCTCTACGGCCGCAAGCGCATGCGGGAGATCGACGGACAACTGCGCCGCTTGTCCAAGAAGATGAAGGACGCCAAGGTCATCGATCCGTCGCAACAGCCCGACAAGAGCCGCGTCTATTTCGGCGCGACCGTCACGATCGCCGACGAAGACGACAACCACCGCACCGTTACCATCATCGGCAATGACGAAACCGACACCGATCAGGGCCGCATCGGCTGGGGCGCACCCCTCGCCCGCGCGCTCCGCTCCGCCGCCGTCGGCGACGTCCGCAAGGTCATGCTCCCCGCTGGCGAGAAGGAATATGAAGTCCTGGCGATCAGCTACCCCGAAGCTTAACTCATCTTCTTGGGCTTATACCCAAACGCTTGCCTGGCGAGCGCCACCACAGCCGGATCGACCTCGGGCATATCCATCGGCACCAGCTTCTCCAGCGTATCCGCGACATAGGTCAGCGCCGCGATCCTCCCGGCCTTGCGGCTGTTATTGTCGACTACCTTCCACGGCGCATGCTCGGTATCAGTCTTCTTGAACATGTCGTGCATGGCCGCGAGATACTCCGCCCGCTTGTTCCGGTTGCGGTAATCGTCCTCGCCCGTCTTC encodes:
- a CDS encoding lytic transglycosylase domain-containing protein, with the translated sequence MSSMVTSTPQVRNRFFRTALIVLLSSTAAASAQTEAPTQLLPPSMQQPASAQPAMVQPIPGSSGWDAARAQVGVSQDTQIVGAINEWRRLQQSDGLGFSSYASFITTYPDWPGEDRMRRLAETSINPNAYEPNQVVAFFARFPARTAVGHARNAVALSAIGRMAEAKVAAKTAWTTGALSPQDEAQLMSLFGSNFSTADYDKRADVLLFARANAGAERILAYTSPARRPVFAARIALQRKAPDAMAQMQAAEAYGASDPGFLNDKATWLRDSGNSIAARTLLSQRQTLSTPPGDPEKWYETLLTNARAAANDSQWSYAWGIASKVDDAYPAGIAVRDRSIGERDDYTSLTWLAGTTAFYNLGRPRDAIGMFQRYATAARSPQTISKGFYWAGRAALASGDPAGANAFFQQAAAYPDQFYGQLSLERLGRPVPAPAPAVMTAVTEADRAAFASRSVVRAARALGKMGYWEDQSKFVRAIAASADDQQSHLLSAELALTLGRPDLGVMVGRRAVSDGLSGYGRASFPSVPVPSGHQSNWTMIHAIARQESQFDRAAVSHAGARGLMQLMPGTARETAGKIGLGYNMSALTTDPSYNIQLGSTYFQKMLDYYGGSYPLAVAAYNAGPGNVNKWIRANGDPRMGGSDMLRWIEMIPIYETRSYVQRVLENAVVYDAINPSQARFKGTTAPLSRYLGKNTPG
- the greB gene encoding transcription elongation factor GreB; this translates as MTPHPNYITPQGYAALRAEYDQLLGVERPRIVEVVSWAAGNGDRSENGDYLYGRKRMREIDGQLRRLSKKMKDAKVIDPSQQPDKSRVYFGATVTIADEDDNHRTVTIIGNDETDTDQGRIGWGAPLARALRSAAVGDVRKVMLPAGEKEYEVLAISYPEA